Sequence from the Maribacter aquivivus genome:
CTTGAAAGTTTGAAAATATCACTTTTCGAAACGACAGACGATTCTATTTCATTAATAGACAAGATGAAACTTGACTATAACAACCAAGTTGTTGAGCTTATTAAAAGTTGGGATGAATTTAAAGATGTAGATTCAAAAGACACCTTAAATCCCTCACAAAAATCAATAATGAAAAATCTATTAACTGACCTTGAAATTGAAGTTAAAGTAGATTTTGATGTTTCAAAATTCTATGATGAAATATATCATTGCATAGATGGAGCAAAATGGAGAATTAAAGGAAATAAAGAAGCTCAAAAAAACTCTTTTGAAATTCGAGACTCAGATACGTTTTTTGAATTTCTTAGAAAAAAATATCTTGAATTTTATCATTATGATGGTATTCATAGTAAAACTTTTAAAAATAAACTCTTTGACGAATTAGAAAGGAAAAAGTATTTAAAAGTATTTCCGATTCTGAAGTACAAAGGCAAGGATTTAAACAAAATTTCTGTTGGTCAAAAAGGAACTGTTTATTTAAAGATGATGCTCGCAACAGAAGCTTTTTCTAAACCAATAATTTTTGACCAACCCGAAGATGATTTAGATAACGAATTTATTATGCAAAATCTGATTGGGCTTTTCAAGGAATTAAAGCAATATAGACAAGTGATTATTGTTACACATAATGCAAACTTGGTTGTAAACGCAGATGCTGAACAAGTCATTGTCGCTTCAAATCTTGATGGAAAACTTAATTACTCTAGCGGGAGTCTTGAGGATAATGAAATAAATTCTAAAATCTGTCAAATCCTTGAAGGAGGCGAAATAGCATTTGAAAAAAGAAGAAATAAGTATCAAAAAATAGGATAAATAACCCAGTACAACAATGTATATAAAAAATAGGCGAATCAGCAATAAATCCAAGGGTTTTGCTCATGCCAAACTTTGCGTATAACCGAAAGTTCAGTGCTTCAAAATCACCTACTTTTCATAAACTAACCATTATCCAAAAACAACCACCAACCAAAAATCATCCCTTCCTAAACTCGCCAGGTGCTACGCCCACCCGCTTTTTAAACAAGCGGCTAAAATAGGCAGGGTCGTTAAAATTTAAAAAGTAAGCTACTTCGGCAATGGAGTATGAGGTGTTAAGCAGGTATTTTTTAGCCTCGTTCATGGTAAAATCTTGTACCACTTTAAGGGCAGATTTTCCGGTTACGGTATGGCAAACACGGTTGAGGTGGGTTTGGGTAATGCCTAGGGCATCGGCAAATTTCTTGATGCTCAACAGGTTCTGTGCATGTTGTCGTATCAGTTCTTGAAATTGCTGATAATACGCCAAGTTTTTATTATTGGAAAGTAGGGCATCTGCCGTATTTCTGAATTTTTCACGAAAAAGCGCTAGGTACACCAATTCAAAATACCTTCTTAAAGCTAAAAGTTTTTCTGGAGCATCTTCAAAAATTTCGTTTTGTATTTTGTCTTTAAGGTACCGCACATCAGAAAAAGTAGTGGTGTTCCCTAAAAATGAAAAACAGTTCAATTGGTTACTCTGCTTTTTTATACTGGCTTTATCCTGTAAAAGTGTGTCATAAAAAGATACGGAGAGGGTAATGACCTCCCCGACAATAGAAGGCTCAAAATGAAACCCATGTAATACGTTGGCAGGTACCGTAACCACGCAGGGAGCAGCAAGTTCAATACGGTTACCTTCAGAAAGTAAAAAACCGCTACCTACTTCTATGACAAACAACTGCACCAAATCTGTATGAATATGCTCGGCAATCTCCCATTCATAAATTTTACTGCGATCCTCCAAGGGTTCAATATGTATAAAGTCGGTCACCAAAGGCTGTTGATGCTCGCCGTACAATCCCTTATAACGTAGTAAATCGTTCATTATGTTTATTTATAACTGATGTTATTTTGTTTTAAATATAGTATAAAGTAATGTATTACAGTATTTTAATGAAATATATTATCTTATTTAAACATTTTACAGTATTGATAATGTTTATTTTGTCCTACTATTATTCAAAATTGTCCTAAGGATTAAAAATTGCTTGTACTAGCTTTGGAAGACAGTAGTTTAATACATTGAACATGAGCATTACAACGGACTCCAAATTTGATATCGAAGTACAACCGCCCTATTTGGACGAAGCCTATAAATCGACTATTTTAAGAGCGCCATTGCAACCCTTGGTCGTGCCTAAAAAGAAAGACATTACCTTATCAGGTCCGCTTTTTAAAGATTTTAAATTAGGGGCTTTAGACCATGATCTTACCAAGAATTCTGTAAAAGATGGAGAACCTATTGGCGAGCGTATTGTGGTGCATGGCAAAGTCACCAATGAACATGGGCACCCGTTACCACATACGTTAATTGAGTTGTGGCAGGCAAATTCTGCTGGGCGCTATGTACATAAGGTTGATCAACATGACGCACCCTTGGATCCTAATTTTTTAGGTACGGGACGTTGTATGACAGATGCACATGGCTATTATAAATTCTACACCATAAAACCGGGTGCATACCCTTGGGGAAACCACCCTAATGCATGGCGGCCAAATCATATACATTTTTCGTTGTTCGGGGGCGATATTGCCAGTAGGTTGATTACCCAAATGTACTTTCCTGGCGATCCGCTCTTTGAGCATGACCCTATTTTTAAGGCTGTCCCCCCAAAAGGCAGGGAATTGTTGGTGTCAGCTTTTGACCTATCGGTTACCGAGGCCAATTTTGCACTGGGCTATCGGTTCGATATTGTTTTACGTGGAAAAAATGCAACCCCATTTGAAAATTTGTAAACAAGTATGAAGACATCAGCAGTTAAAAAACAGACTCCTTCACAAACTATAGGGCCTTATTTTGCCTACGGGTTAACGCCACAACAGTATGGCTATGATTTTGATAGTTGGGTAGACCATGATATGGTTAAAGGGTTAAATAATGTGGAAACCATTACCATTACGGGTACCGTTTACGATGGTAATGCACAGCCCGTAGATGATGCCATGATAGAACTTTGGCAGGATGATGGAGTGCATAAATTGTTTGGACGCTACGGCTCGGGTACGGATGAAGGAAATACATTTACCTTTAAAACAATAAAACCAAAATCGGTTAATGGTCAGGCACCATTTATTCATGTAATACTATTTATGCGTGGTCAATTATTGCATTCGTATACACGTATTTATTTTGCCGATGAACAGCAACTTAATGAAACCGATGCTAATTTAAATGCTGTTGACGCCGATAGAAAGCACACGTTGATCGCGGAGAAGAAAGGCGATTCCTATGTATTCAATATTCACATGCAGGGCCCCAATGAAACCGTTTTTTTTGAAATTTAATACATAGCAGTACATGTCGCTCTACACTGAGACTTTTTACGCCAATGAACTCACTGAACTTTTTTCCGATCGTGAGTCCGTCACCAAACTTTTAAACGTAGAAGCTGCCTTGGCACAGGCACAAGCTGAGGTAGGGTTAATCCCATCAACGGCATCAAAAATAATATCAGAGTGTTGTATGGTAGATGCTATTGACATTAATGCTTTAAAATCTGATATTGTTTTAGGGGGTAATGTTGCCATTCCTTTAGTAAAGCAATTAACAAAGGCCATTAAAAACCGTGATTTTGAAGCTTCTAAATATGTGCATTTAGGAGCTACCAGTCAAGATATAATAGACACTGCAACGATACTAACGATTAAGGAATACGTTGTTTGGTTAGAGGGCAAATTAGAAGTTTTAAAGCATGCATTGGTACAACTCACCAAAGACCATGTGCACACGATTATGATGGGTAGAACCTTGTTGCAGCAAGCAAAACCCATGACGTTCGGTCTGAAATCTGCCGGATGGCTAGAAGGTATTTCGCGCACTAGAACACGATTGAACGAACTAAAAAGTCGTTTGTTTTGCATTCAGTTGGGTGGCGCCGTTGGTAGTGGTAATGCCAATATTACAACCGAAGTTCAAATGGCCTTCGCGAAAAACCTTGACTTGAATGCATCTTTTCCATGGCAGTCACAGCGAGATTCCTTAGCGGAATTTGCTTCTGTTTTAGGAGTTCTGTCAGGTTCTTTGGGTAAAATAGCAAAAGATGTTTCCTTACTCATGCAAACAGAAGTGGCAGAGGTTTTTGAAGGTGCCGAAGAAGGCAAAGGCGGTTCCAGTACCATGCCGCATAAACGCAATCCTGTTGGCTGCGCACTTATTTTAAGCAACGCCACCCGCACACCCGGTTTAGTGGCAACAATGCTTACCGCTATGCCCCAAGAACATGAACGTTCTGCTGGATTATGGCATGCGGAATGGGAAACATTAACGCAGCTCATGAATTTAACGGGCGGTTCTTTAGAAAAGTCAGTCGATTTAATAACGAATCTAGAAGTTAATAAAGACCGGATGCTTCAGAATATAGAGATTACGAACGGACTCATTTATGCCGAAAAGGTGTCATTGTATCTGTCCAAATCCTTAGGAAAAATGCAAGCGCACGAATCGGTAAAAAAGGCGTGCACCTTGGCATTGCAACAACAAAAGCATTTAAAAGAGGTAGTGCAAGAAATGCACCCACAAATAGAGTCTATAGAAGATTTGTTCAAACCTGATAATGCCATAGGCAATAGTGTGGTCTGGACAGAAAACATATTAAAAAAGTATTCATAAGGTTATGAAAACAAACTATAAATTACAAGGAACACCCAACAGTCCCGTACTGATGTTCTCCAATTCTTTAGGGGCAGATTTAACCATGTGGGATGAATTGGTGCCGTATTTACTGCCTTATTTTAGGGTTTTACAATATGACACTAGGGGGCATGGGCAAAGCGAACTTACAGATGGACCCTACACTATAGAACAATTGGGCCACGATGTAATTGACCTTTTGGATACATTAAAAATAGATAAAGTGTATTTCTGCGGCTTGTCCATGGGCGGGTTGATCGGCCAGTACTTGGGCATCAACCATCCAGACCGTTTGCACAAACTCGTTATCAGTAATACAGATGCTAAGATTGGTACTGTAGAACGATGGAACGACCGTATTAAAACCATCAATGAACAAGGCATGCAAGCTATCGTAGATGCCACAATGGAAAAATGGTTTACCGAAAGCTATCACCAAACGCATCCATCCCGCGTAGCGGAAATGAAAAAAATATTCTTGGCGAACAGACCAGAAGGATATACCGCTTGTTGTGCTGCAATTGGCAATGCCGATTTTAGGGCGGATATTAAACAAATTAAGCTAGAGACTTTAATCATTACAGGTGATGAAGATGCCGTTACTAATGTGGCCCAAGCCGAAATCATTCAAAAAGAAATAGCAGGTGCTGAGCTAAAAGTGTTTCATGCCAGACATTTGCCAAGCACCGAATTACCGGCATATTATGCAGAAACGCTTATCAATTTTATAGTCGGCGAAGATACTTTTGATAGAGGTATGTATGTACGTAGAACGGTTTTAGGTGATGCCCATGTAGATAGGGCCAACGGAAACAAGAATGAATTCAACACCGATTTTCAAGAATTTATTTCGCATTACGCATGGGGAGAAATTTGGACCCGACCGGGTTTGCCCAAACACAGTAGAAGCCTTATAACCCTTGCCATGTTGATACCGCTCAATAAGAAAGCGGAGTTTAAAATGCATGTAAAAGCGGCATTCAACAATGGTGTAACCAAAGATGAAATAAAAGAAGTGATTCTACAATCAGGAATTTATTGTGGTTTACCCGCAGCCAACGATGCCATGCATTCGGCAGAAGAAGTATTTACAGATTTAGGAATAGAATACTAACCGGATGATACATATTAAAACACAAGTAGGAATAATAGGTGCCGGACCTTCGGGGATGGTCTTGGCAAATTGGTTGAAAAAACACGATATAGATGCCGTAGTCATAGAACTACGCTCACGGGAATATGTTGAAGGTAGGGTTCGTGCCGGTTTGGTAGAACAGAACACCAAAGATATTTTGAAGGAATTGGGGCTTGATGCCCGAATGAAAAAAGAAGGCATTGTTCATGATGGCGTATACCTTAGTTTTGATGAGGAACGTGTTCATATACCATTTGGCGAATTGACCGGCGGCAGAACCATAACTATTTACGGTCAGCAGGAAATTACCAAAGACCTTACGGATGCTTGGTTGCAAAAGGGCGGAGAACTGCACTTTGAAACCAGGGCGACAAAAATAGTAGATTTTGATACGAAGCGTCCTAAAATACATTTTGAAAAAGACGGCGAAGAAGGAATTCTGGAATGCGATTTTGTGGCGGCCTGTGACGGTTTTCATGGCATTGGACGTAAGACCTTGCCAAAGAAAAGTTTCCAGTCCTATGATATTACCTATCCGTTCAGCTGGTTGGGAATATTGGCAAATGTAGCGCCTTCAACAGATGAATTAATATATGCATATCAGGAGAATGGTTTTGCATTACATAGTTTACGTTCAGAGACCGTAAGTAGATTATATGTTCAGGTAGACAATGATGAATCGGTAGATAATTGGTCAGACGACCGTATTTGGAGCGAACTTTCCCAACGTCTTGCGGCCCCTGGTTTTGACTTGGAAGAAGGTCCTATTTTTGAAAAAGGAATAACGCCTATGCGCAGCCATATGATTGATAGTTTGCGAAGTGGCAGATTATTATTGGCTGGCGATGCGGCTCATATCGTTCCACCAACAGGGGGTAAAGGAATGAACTTGGCCATTGCCGATGTTAAACATATGGTTGACGCCTTTGTGGCCTATTATAAAACGAATTCTGAAATGTTACTGGACACTTATACCAATGATGCCCTTCGTAGAATATGGAGAGCGCAGGACTTCTCTAATTTTATGACCAAATTATTTCACAAACAAGACGCTCATGGGTCATTTACCTATCGCTTACAAAAAGCAAAATTTGATTATCTAAAAGTATCTAGAGCATATAAAACCACCATAGCAGAGAACTATGTAGGGCTACCGTTTGAATCGTTTAAAAATTAAATTCCAATGAAAACAGTTCCAATAATAAGTGCTGAAAAAGCGGCAAGTTTAGTAAAAGATGGCGACATCATTTTAGGGGGTGGCTTTGGTATGACGGGTAACCCCGTGAATATCATTCATGAATTGGCAAAGACCAAAACCAAAGACCTCACCTTTATTGCAAACAATGTAGGCGAACCCAATATGGGCGGTGGTCGCTTGTTGAACAATGGACAATTAAAGAAAATGATCGGCTCTTTTTTCACTTCGAATAGAGAAGCCGTTTTAGCGGCACAAGAAGGTCGTGTGGAATATGAATTATTGCCTCAAGGAACTTTGGCAGAAGCTATACGGGCAGGTGGTGCAGGTATTGGCGGATTTTATACGCCCACATCAGCAGGAACCTTAATCGCTGAAGGACGAGAAACCAAAATGCTTAATGGAAAAGAGCAAGTTTTTATAGAAGGTATTAGAGGAAATGTAGCCATCATAAGAGCTTGGAAAGCAGATACGGCAGGAAATCTGCAATATCGCATGACCGAACAAAATTTCAATAGAGCAATGGCAACAGCTGCTGATATTGTAATTGCCGAAGTGCAAGAAATTGTTCCTAATGGGGAAATTGACCCTAATGAGATTCATACTCCAGGTTGTTTTGTGGACTATTTGGTGAAGCGAAAACTAACAGAAGAAGATTTGGGTTCATCAGCATCGGTAGGTTCGTCAAAAGTAATTGATGAAAAACGGATGAATATGGCCAAACGTGCGTTTGCGGAATTGGAAAAAGGCGATGTGGTGAATCTTGGAATTGGCATCCCAACTTTAGTAGCCGATTTGATAAAACCAGAAGACGGCATCATTCTTCATACCGAGAACGGAATGCTAGGTGTAGGCCCCGAACCAAAAGATGGTGGCGGCGCTATGTATTATCCTGTAAATGCAGGTAAAGTTCCAGTAACGGCTTTGCCTGGAAGCAGTTATTTTGATAGTGCCGATAGTTTTGCCATGATTCGTGGCGGGCATATTGATGTGGCCATTATGGGCGGATTGGAAGTAGATGCGCAAGGAAATCTGGCCAACTGGTCCGTACCCGGAAAACCTTTATTAGGAGTAGGTGGAGCGATGGATTTAGCATCGGGCGCCAAAAAATTAATTATTACATTACGCCATACGGATAGAGACGGCGGTTCAAAAGTAGTTGAAAATTGCACGTTACCCATTACGGATTTTAGCTGTGTAGATATGTTGATTACGGAATTGGCCGTGTTCAAATTTATTGACGGGCAGTTGACCCTTATAGAGATTTTACCAGGTAGTACCTTGGAAGAAGTTCGTGAAAAAACCGAAGCCAAATTTGTAGAACAATTACAGTAGAAAAATGAAAGAAGCATATATAGTTGACGCGATAAGAACCCCAATAGGAAGTTTTAGAGGTGCTTTGGCACAAGTGAGAGCAGATGATTTGGCGGCAATTCCCATCAAAGCCTTACTCGAAAAATATCCGAATCTACCCAAAGATGCGATTGATGATGTTATACTAGGATGCCATAATCAAGCTGGGGAAGATAATAGAAATGTGGCGCGTATGGCGCTACTCTTGGCAGGATTACCATATACCGTTCCCGGTGAAACGATCAATAGATTATGCTCATCAGGTATGTCTGCCGTGGTGCAAGCAAATCGTGCTATTAAAGCTGGAGATGGAGATGTATTTATTGCCGGAGGAATGGAACACATGTCTAGAGGGCCTTTGGTGATTTCAAAACCATCAACGGCGTTTGGTAACGATTCCAAAATGGAAGACTCTAGCTTTGGATGGCGTTTTGTGAATAAAAAGTTACATGAAATGTATGGTACGGATGCCATGGGAATTACCGCAGAGAATCTAGCTGAGATGTTTAGCATAAGTAGGGAAGACCAAGATTTATTCGCGTATAATTCTCAAATGAAAGCTGCAAAAGCACAGCAAAATGGAATTCTTGGGGAAGAAATTTGTCCAGTTGAAATTCCGCAACGAAAAGGAGACCCAATTATCGTGAGTCAAGATGAATTCATAAGACCGAGTACAACGGTAGAAAAATTAGCCACTTTAAGAACCGTCTTCAAAAAAGATGGAACGGTAACCGCAGGTAATGCATCAGGATTAAATGACGGTGCAGCAGCTATGTTAGTTGTTTCAGAAGATGCCTTGAAAAAATACAATCTCACGCCAAAAGCTAGAATAGTAGCTTCAGCTGTAGTGGGTGTAGAACCAAAAATAATGGGTATTGGTCCTGTCTACGCCACAAGAAAAGTCTTGGCAAAAGCAGGCTTGGAATTAAAGGACATGGATGTACTGGAATTCAACGAAGCCTTTTCCGCTCAAGCGTTGGCCTGCACACGCGAGTTAGGTTTAGCAGATGATGATCCAAGAATAAACCCTAACGGCGGGGCGATTGCTATTGGTCACCCTTTAGGAATGTCCGGTACACGAATACTTCAAGCGGCAACGAACGAATTAGTTCGCTCCGGAGGAAAATATGGTTTGGCTACCATGTGTGTTGGTGTAGGCATGGGGTATGCTACTATTATTGAGAATGTCTCTACAAGTAAGTAAATAAATCAAGAAAACACTCATTTTTTTTTAAGATATCGATATGAAAGTTATTTAAAGTTAGGATTCGTTTGTGTAGCATATGAACGGAAAATATGGTTCTCCCAACCTCAGAAGAAGATAATCCTTTGGCTACGGATTTGGCGAGAGCGTAGGTAGACGATTTTCAATCTACCAATGGAGGTAATTGGGGCATGGAGAGCGTAAATGCCATGATAAAACATTGGCCTGCCGGTGGACCGGAAGAGGGTGGTAACGTGTACATTCCGATTAATTTACAGTATAGCCCCTATACAGCTGATACAGCTGATACAGCAAGGGAAGTAAGTTTGGCCGGAGGTAGTCCTTTAGAGGACTTTACCAATAGAGGTTATGAAGGAAAATCAGTTAAGACCATCAATGCGACCGATATGCAATTGGTAAAAGATACAAAAGCAAAAATGGGAGACAAACCGGTCATTGTATCAGTAAAAATAGCAAAGCCAATGGTTTTTTCTCAGATAGAAGTTAGCGCTGCCGCAATTCTTGTGCCTATGGGTATTCAAGAACAAGCCTTAATGGAAATTATTACTGGTGCTGCAGAACCGTCAGGCTTGTTGCCATTTCAAATGCCTGCCGATATGTTGACAGTAGAGGCACAATTCGAAGATGTACCAAGAGATATGCAGCCTTACTCAGATTCAGATGGCAATACTTATGATATCGCCTTTGGATTGAATTGGAACGGGGTAATCGAAGATGCAAGGGTGCAAAAGTATCGGTAAAACTAAACCTTAGGGAGGTCACACATTTTAATAATTTCTTTAAGAAAAAAATACATATCGGTCACTCCAAATTTTGGAGCTCATAATAAACGATGTGCTAATTTTAGACAAATGAACTATTTCTAAATCTAAAACTGAAATGAAAATTGAATTTAAAAGAATTAAAATAATCTGAACACCAATTTCTTTTTAACCTAAATTGCAATAAGAATTTATTAATAATCAGAAAACTAAAACTGCATACGTTTTTGCATACGATTTTATAATTTAATAGCGGTTGAGCCCAATAAAACCGTTGGGAATTTTCCATACGAGGAGCTCATAACCCGAAGGTCGCTGGTTCGAGTCCAGTCCCCGCTACTAAGAAAAAGCCACTGAAATTTCAGTGGCTTTTTTTATTTATAAAATTACACATCTGAATTTGGTTTGCCTACCAGAATATTTGCATCGTTGCCGAGATTTCACCCATTCAAATTCGCACGAACTGTAGACCAAAAAGATAATAATGCAGAAGTTGTTTTTTTAGAGAGATCGGCAAGCAAGGTCATGTTGGTAACAAAAGCTTCTTTTGAATCATAATATTCAGAATCATCAACAGGTGCATATAGCGCCATATCCCATTTTGGAAAATATCTTCGTCTTGACGGCCCTTCCCACAATAAATCTAAGGTATGGTGTCTTTTATCATTTTTGATTTTTTCAAATAACTGGAGTACATCCTCCTCCTCGCCTTCTAAAATTTGTACGATACTCTCTTCGAAATACACAAGGCATCCGGTTATTTCTCGAGCATGATTTTTTTTTCCGAGCATCAATGAGAATATTCTCAATTTCATCTATAGTTAATTCTGGTGATATCTTAGATTGGTAGGTTAGTTGAAACATTAATCTTGTACGTATATTTTCACAGACATTAAGTTAATGAAAAAGTTGATCTATTTAATTCGCTTCATCATAAAATAATAATTTTATAATTTTCCTATGGTCATCAACTCTCCCCATTGCGTGGTAAACCTTGGACTGCGATGCTCTTTAATTAATGCCCATTCTTTACTGCGATTGCCTACTGTAGCAACCTTGATTTTATTCTTGCCGTACTTACCATTTAAATTATCGATAAGATTGGTAATAACATCACTCTCGCTCTTATGCGGATTATCGAACATGTTTGTCTGTACCTCGTTTCTGTGTACTAACTGAGTTAGGTTTACGCCTACTTTTTTATATCGATAACCTGGTTTAAATATCTTCTGCAAGCCTTTCAAAGCTTCTTTTGTTAGCTTTATGGTGCTATCTGTCGGTGTATCCAGGTTTATGCTGATACTGTTTCTATACTGCTTATCAATCGCACTATGTTGATTGGTCTGCAATGAGATTTCTAGTTGAGCGGCTAGACTATGTTGCTGCCGTAATAAATCTGCAACCTCTGCCACATAATAACTACAGGCTTCCTCTATAAGCGAATAATCGGAGAGCTTAAATCCGAATGATTTCGCTGTTCCGATACCCTTTTTAGCATTTGCTTCGGTCTCCAATTCTAAACAAGGCACATTATTCAATTCTCGCCATAAACGCTCACCAATTACGGTCATTTCTTTTCTTACCCAAGCTACGGGCATATTAGCAAAATCCAACGCTGTATGTATGCCATTATTTTGAAGACGAATTGCGTGTTTCTTGCCTATTCCCCATATATCCTTCACTTCAAGATTATGTAATAAATGTTGCCTTTTTTGTTCACTATCTACCATATAAACATTGTTGTTCTTCGTGATTTTCTTAGCGTATTTATTGGCTAATTTCGATAACGCTTTTGTCTTTGCAATACCAACCCCAACAGGTATTCCCGTGTTTTTATGAACCGTATCTTTGATTGTATGTGCAATTGCATTGTAGTCATCCACCTTTATGCATCCTAAATCTACCCAACTTTCATCAATACTATATTCTTCTACTCTGGGGGAAAATATCATCAAAGTATCCATCACCCTTCTAGACATATCACTATA
This genomic interval carries:
- a CDS encoding BLUF domain-containing protein: MKLRIFSLMLGKKNHAREITGCLVYFEESIVQILEGEEEDVLQLFEKIKNDKRHHTLDLLWEGPSRRRYFPKWDMALYAPVDDSEYYDSKEAFVTNMTLLADLSKKTTSALLSFWSTVRANLNG
- a CDS encoding Y-family DNA polymerase — its product is MIALVDCNSFYASCEQVFRPDLINRPVVVLSNNDGCIIAANKEAKALTDIPMFQPIFKIKKLLDDNDVTYFSSNYTLYSDMSRRVMDTLMIFSPRVEEYSIDESWVDLGCIKVDDYNAIAHTIKDTVHKNTGIPVGVGIAKTKALSKLANKYAKKITKNNNVYMVDSEQKRQHLLHNLEVKDIWGIGKKHAIRLQNNGIHTALDFANMPVAWVRKEMTVIGERLWRELNNVPCLELETEANAKKGIGTAKSFGFKLSDYSLIEEACSYYVAEVADLLRQQHSLAAQLEISLQTNQHSAIDKQYRNSISINLDTPTDSTIKLTKEALKGLQKIFKPGYRYKKVGVNLTQLVHRNEVQTNMFDNPHKSESDVITNLIDNLNGKYGKNKIKVATVGNRSKEWALIKEHRSPRFTTQWGELMTIGKL